In a genomic window of Aricia agestis chromosome 2, ilAriAges1.1, whole genome shotgun sequence:
- the LOC121739758 gene encoding uncharacterized protein LOC121739758 isoform X2: MMLPAKPWIAVDATTVEARKKHIQEEITSVLQLYVDEVKANGVLTNNWYTARTALSDKCRHKFADILGIEHWLVDGLHFILVAISSGLPIDADKFGDVCRDLAHRYVSQYAWHPMTVTIHKILVHGKDIIKSTKLGMLSQQSAQPRNRFWRSGCDRNHKTITTQSQHITDLFYRALESSDPVITDMGRSRIGKYQKLNITDEMKSILLPIQNRNNINLDCGDDVHVSDKESDDDGDEDDDDDDDDDLNGFCLDREDLD; encoded by the coding sequence GTCGACGCGACTACCGTTGAAGCCCGAAAGAAACATATTCAAGAAGAGATAACAAGTGTGCTGCAACTATACGTCGACGAAGTAAAAGCTAATGGCGTCCTGACCAACAACTGGTACACCGCACGGACGGCATTATCTGACAAATGTCGCCACAAATTTGCTGATATCCTAGGCATAGAGCATTGGTTGGTGGACGGGCTGCACTTCATTTTAGTAGCGATCAGTAGTGGGCTGCCTATCGATGCGGACAAGTTTGGGGACGTTTGCCGAGACCTCGCTCACAGATATGTGAGCCAATACGCTTGGCATCCCATGACAGTAACCATACACAAGATTCTCGTGCACGGAAAGGATATTATAAAGTCAACTAAATTGGGAATGCTATCGCAGCAGTCAGCGCAACCCCGCAACAGATTTTGGCGGAGCGGCTGCGATAGAAACCACAAGACAATAACGACGCAAAGTCAACATATCACAGACTTGTTTTACAGAGCATTGGAATCATCGGATCCTGTAATTACCGACATGGGACGTTCTCGTATAGGAAAATATCAGAAGCTAAACATAACTGATGAAATGAAATCAATCTTGTTGCCCATCCAGAATAGAAATAATATCAACCTAGATTGTGGAGATGACGTTCACGTCAGTGACAAAGaaagtgatgatgatggtgatgaggatgatgatgatgacgatgatgatgacttGAACGGATTTTGCCTTGACCGAGAAGACTTAGATTAA
- the LOC121737786 gene encoding cytochrome P450 6B6-like, with protein sequence MIFLLCVLLLLVALYYYGTRNHDHWSRKHVAGDRPLPFAGNSLAQYAEGVSLAGRYESLHRRYPNERCVGFFKGNRPGLLLRDPELIKRVLIADFRHFHDKGLCAVTREPLLRNLFTADGDVWKLVRQNLTPAFSNAKLRAMFPLVQKVSGRLADVIGRRVAGSAELDARALMTKYVTDIVGMCGFGLDTNTLADESPDFAALGARIFKIKPRDAVIGVAKELAPELFMNLHFLSAEVTGKIVSLTRQVAAQRGHAPSGRHDFVDLLLELRRRGALVGESIETCDPNGAPARVEIGLDDELMAAQVFIFFTAGFETSSSAASFMLHELAYDRRAQDRCRREVCDVLDKYDGELCYDAVREMKYLEMTLKETLRLHPSPAFLLRKCVRSYRFPGTDITIDKGTDLIISNLGLHRDEEHFPNATEFRPERFHPDNVGTINKCTYLPFGDGPRACIGERMGLMQTLAGVATVLRHCTVAPSARSVREPRVDRNSVLIDNIVGGLPLMFTRIDM encoded by the exons ATGATTTTCCTTCTTTGCGTTCTTCTGCTCCTGGTCGCTCTGTACTACTACGGCACCAGGAACCACGACCACTGGTCGAGGAAGCACGTCGCGGGCGACCGGCCGCTCCCCTTCGCCGGGAACAGCCTCGCCCAGTACGCGGAGGGGGTCAGCCTGGCCGGCCGCTACGAGAGTCTCCACAGGCGCTACCCGAACGAGAGATGCGTCGGATTCTTCAAAGGGAACCGGCCGGGGCTGCTGCTGCGGGACCCCGAGCTGATAAAGCGCGTCCTAATAGCGGACTTCCGGCACTTCCACGACAAGGGCCTGTGCGCGGTGACCCGCGAGCCGCTGCTGAGGAACCTGTTCACCGCCGACGGGGACGTGTGGAAGCTGGTGAGGCAGAACCTGACGCCGGCGTTCTCGAACGCCAAGCTGCGGGCGATGTTCCCGCTGGTACAGAAGGTGTCCGGGCGCCTGGCCGACGTGATCGGCCGCCGCGTCGCCGGTAGCGCGGAGTTGGACGCGCGCGCCCTCATGACCAAGTACGTGACGGACATCGTCGGCATGTGCGGCTTCGGCCTCGACACGAACACGCTGGCGGACGAGTCGCCGGACTTCGCCGCGCTCGGAGCTCGTATATTCAAGATAAAGCCGCGCGACGCCGTCATCGGCGTGGCGAAGGAGCTGGCGCCCGAGTTGTTCATGAACCTGCACTTCCTCTCGGCGGAAGTGACCGGGAAGATAGTGTCGCTAACGCGGCAGGTGGCGGCGCAGCGGGGCCACGCCCCCTCGGGCCGGCACGACTTCGTGGACCTGCTGCTCGAGCTGCGGCGGCGGGGCGCGCTGGTCGGCGAGTCCATCGAGACGTGCGATCCGAACGGAGCGCCGGCTAGAGTTGAAATCGGGCTGGACGATGAGCTGATGGCCGCGCAGGTGTTCATATTCTTCACGGCGGGGTTCGAGACCTCGTCGTCCGCGGCCAGCTTCATGCTGCACGAGCTGGCGTACGACCGCCGCGCGCAGGACCGCTGTCGGCGCGAGGTGTGCGACGTGCTCGACAAGTACGACGGTGAATTGTGCTACGACGCCGTCAGGGAGATGAAGTACTTGGAAATGACGTTGAA GGAAACTCTACGCCTACATCCGTCGCCGGCTTTTCTTTTACGAAAGTGTGTGAGGAGCTACCGGTTCCCCGGGACCGATATAACTATAGACAAGGGCACGGATCTGATAATTTCCAACTTGGGCCTGCATCGCGACGAGGAGCACTTCCCGAACGCCACGGAGTTCAGACCGGAGCGATTCCATCCCGACAATGTGGGGACTATCAACAAGTGCACCTATTTACCTTTCGGAGACGGCCCCAGAGCTTGCATTG GTGAGCGCATGGGTCTGATGCAGACGCTGGCGGGTGTCGCGACAGTGCTGCGTCACTGCACCGTGGCGCCCTCCGCCCGCTCGGTGCGGGAACCCCGCGTCGACCGCAACTCCGTGCTCATAGACAACATCGTTGGGGGACTTCCCCTGATGTTCACTAGAATTGACATGTAA
- the LOC121739758 gene encoding uncharacterized protein LOC121739758 isoform X1: MLKKIFGNRFNFEESYSHRVRIERAVNNFIIRTEKMYVGCRRFYKLFVQKHKNWLDKPFLDDLPENTENGGDIKSSPTSASHSKPSTRQQANKRKCLRPLLNKEPPKNTKKLNSKTVLADSVEAGSCHSATSTQTLENVISVWIPTPKKINEIKSEVDDPSIRSYSPEEALSFKIDVKLSITAYQIIREHAILLWPPCDQVRMAKKLCHPAGDVQVSDDCLEASIPLFNLLEHTFQRIVQTADGAINEFCHQNRLSQLDCVFEGSWGFDSTSHQCRQRRHRTEINKSNILATTFVPLQISSGNHGIWLNPRPQSYRYCRPIRLQYRKETLKRILNEKSYVEKEIDRLVPVKATTSRGIELSASVSLTLCLVDEKVVNILTGTNSQSKCSICRITRRDFNNLGIDYSKLADPDALRHGIIPIHAWVRVLEFLLDLGYKKDPAGSEQTSGKYVDATTVEARKKHIQEEITSVLQLYVDEVKANGVLTNNWYTARTALSDKCRHKFADILGIEHWLVDGLHFILVAISSGLPIDADKFGDVCRDLAHRYVSQYAWHPMTVTIHKILVHGKDIIKSTKLGMLSQQSAQPRNRFWRSGCDRNHKTITTQSQHITDLFYRALESSDPVITDMGRSRIGKYQKLNITDEMKSILLPIQNRNNINLDCGDDVHVSDKESDDDGDEDDDDDDDDDLNGFCLDREDLD, translated from the coding sequence ttggcAACCgctttaattttgaagaatCGTATTCTCATAGAGTAAGAATTGAAAGGgcagtaaataattttataatcagGACCGAAAAAATGTATGTGGGTTGTAGAAGGTTCTATAAATTATTCGTTCAAAAGCATAAGAATTGGCTTGACAAACCCTTCCTGGACGATTTACCCGAAAATACGGAAAATGGTGGTGATATCAAGAGCAGCCCTACATCTGCCTCTCACTCGAAACCTAGCACACGCCAGCAAgctaataaaagaaaatgtttaCGACCACTTTTAAACAAAGAGCcaccaaaaaatacaaaaaaactaaattcaAAAACTGTACTAGCAGATTCTGTAGAGGCAGGAAGTTGTCACTCCGCTACTAGTACCCAGACATTGGAAAATGTCATAAGCGTTTGGATTCCTACACCGAAGAAAATAAATGAGATAAAGAGTGAAGTAGACGATCCGAGTATCAGATCTTACAGTCCTGAAGAGGCTTTGTCTTTTAAGATTGACGTTAAATTGTCGATCACCGCGTATCAAATTATTCGGGAACATGCCATTCTACTGTGGCCACCTTGCGACCAAGTTAGAATGGCCAAAAAACTGTGCCATCCGGCTGGTGACGTACAAGTTAGCGATGACTGTCTTGAAGCTTCGATTCCTCTCTTTAATTTATTAGAGCACACTTTTCAAAGAATCGTGCAGACAGCAGACGGTGCTATAAATGAATTTTGTCATCAAAACAGATTATCCCAACTTGATTGCGTATTCGAAGGCTCTTGGGGGTTCGATAGCACTAGCCATCAATGTCGTCAAAGACGGCATCGGactgaaattaataaaagtaacatACTCGCAACGACGTTTGTCCCCCTGCAGATTTCGAGTGGTAACCACGGTATATGGTTGAATCCGCGTCCCCAATCGTACCGCTACTGTCGACCAATTCGTTTGCAGTATCGAAAGGAAACGCTCAAGAGGATACTGAACGAGAAGTCGTATGTGGAGAAAGAAATCGACCGTCTAGTACCAGTAAAGGCGACCACGTCACGAGGTATCGAGCTTTCGGCGTCGGTGTCCCTCACACTTTGTTTGGTTGATGAAAAAGTTGTTAATATATTGACCGGTACCAATTCACAATCGAAATGCTCAATATGTAGAATAACTAGGagagattttaataatttaggcATCGATTACTCAAAATTAGCCGATCCGGACGCTCTCAGACACGGGATAATACCCATCCACGCCTGGGTGAGGGTGTTAGAGTTTTTGCTTGACCTCGGTTACAAAAAAGATCCTGCGGGCAGCGAGCAAACTAGTGGAAAGTATGTCGACGCGACTACCGTTGAAGCCCGAAAGAAACATATTCAAGAAGAGATAACAAGTGTGCTGCAACTATACGTCGACGAAGTAAAAGCTAATGGCGTCCTGACCAACAACTGGTACACCGCACGGACGGCATTATCTGACAAATGTCGCCACAAATTTGCTGATATCCTAGGCATAGAGCATTGGTTGGTGGACGGGCTGCACTTCATTTTAGTAGCGATCAGTAGTGGGCTGCCTATCGATGCGGACAAGTTTGGGGACGTTTGCCGAGACCTCGCTCACAGATATGTGAGCCAATACGCTTGGCATCCCATGACAGTAACCATACACAAGATTCTCGTGCACGGAAAGGATATTATAAAGTCAACTAAATTGGGAATGCTATCGCAGCAGTCAGCGCAACCCCGCAACAGATTTTGGCGGAGCGGCTGCGATAGAAACCACAAGACAATAACGACGCAAAGTCAACATATCACAGACTTGTTTTACAGAGCATTGGAATCATCGGATCCTGTAATTACCGACATGGGACGTTCTCGTATAGGAAAATATCAGAAGCTAAACATAACTGATGAAATGAAATCAATCTTGTTGCCCATCCAGAATAGAAATAATATCAACCTAGATTGTGGAGATGACGTTCACGTCAGTGACAAAGaaagtgatgatgatggtgatgaggatgatgatgatgacgatgatgatgacttGAACGGATTTTGCCTTGACCGAGAAGACTTAGATTAA